A section of the Ensifer adhaerens genome encodes:
- a CDS encoding CgeB family protein, with protein sequence MNFLFYTHSLISDWNHGNAHFLRGIMRELLRCGHGAFALEPSHSWSRRNLIADQGIGPIAAFRAAFPDLSVDIYEPGFDHEAAVAAADVVIVHEWTEPELISHLGRLRHGSRSFTLAFHDTHHRAVSTEGEIARLDLSNFDFILAFGEALRERYLSAGWGSHVFTWHEAADTALFHPLAHVEKQGDLVWVGNWGDDERSAEIISFLVEPARALKLRTNVRGVRYPQEALATLRQAGVSYGGWLANAAVPQVLAEHRMTVHIPRRPYTKVLPGIPTIRVFEALACGIPLVSAPWNDVEGLFRPGKDFVFAHNSAQMTRLLKQILCEPAFAEEMASNGLQTIRSRHTCGHRVGELLEVVAGYRNISLNSQFTQSEVTS encoded by the coding sequence CGCTCGAACCCAGCCATTCTTGGAGTCGGCGCAATTTGATCGCTGACCAGGGCATCGGGCCGATTGCCGCGTTCCGCGCAGCTTTTCCGGATCTGTCGGTAGACATCTACGAACCGGGTTTCGACCACGAAGCCGCGGTTGCCGCGGCAGACGTGGTAATCGTACACGAGTGGACAGAACCGGAGCTCATCTCACACCTCGGTCGGCTTCGGCACGGGTCCAGATCGTTCACTCTGGCTTTTCACGATACGCATCATCGTGCGGTCTCAACCGAGGGCGAGATCGCACGCCTTGATCTGTCAAACTTCGATTTTATCCTGGCTTTCGGCGAAGCTTTGCGCGAACGCTATTTAAGTGCGGGCTGGGGGAGCCACGTGTTCACGTGGCACGAGGCTGCCGACACCGCCCTTTTCCATCCCCTTGCGCACGTCGAGAAACAAGGAGATCTCGTCTGGGTCGGAAACTGGGGCGATGACGAGCGCAGTGCGGAAATCATATCCTTTCTCGTGGAGCCTGCGCGTGCGCTGAAACTGCGCACGAACGTACGTGGTGTCAGATACCCGCAAGAGGCTCTTGCGACGTTACGCCAGGCGGGCGTTTCCTACGGCGGATGGCTTGCTAATGCGGCGGTGCCCCAGGTCCTGGCCGAGCACCGCATGACAGTGCACATCCCCAGACGTCCCTACACGAAAGTGTTGCCGGGCATACCGACTATTCGAGTTTTTGAGGCTCTTGCCTGCGGCATTCCACTTGTATCTGCCCCTTGGAATGATGTCGAAGGCCTCTTTCGCCCAGGCAAGGATTTCGTGTTCGCGCACAACAGCGCACAGATGACCCGTCTCCTGAAACAGATCCTTTGTGAACCGGCCTTTGCTGAGGAGATGGCAAGCAACGGCCTTCAAACGATCCGCAGCCGTCATACGTGCGGGCATCGTGTCGGCGAGCTTCTCGAGGTCGTTGCCGGCTATCGCAATATATCACTCAACTCACAATTCACTCAGTCAGAGGTCACATCATGA
- a CDS encoding CgeB family protein, which produces MKVAFYGSSLLSAYWNGAATYYRGLLRALARRGYEITFYEPDVYDRQRHRDIDPPDWCKVVVYEATVGAVQRVAGEAALADIVVKASGVGFEDHRLLREVLKAARPEALVIFWDVDAPATLAEMRSSDEHPLRCDLERLDLVLTYGGGEPVVKAYRELGAVECVPIYNAVDPETHHPVPPEARYSAHLAFLGNRLPDREARMEMFFLYPAYRSLDRRFVLGGAGWHDKPLPANVIYLDHVPTAEHNAFNVSANAVLNISRASMAETGFSPATRVFEVAGAGGCLITDDWKGIELFLKPGQEVLVARDGQDVLELTKDLTPARSREIGERALQRVLRDHTYAQRACELDRLLRQSTDRAEAVV; this is translated from the coding sequence ATGAAAGTGGCGTTCTATGGATCCAGCCTCCTTTCGGCCTATTGGAATGGGGCAGCGACCTACTACCGCGGACTGCTGCGAGCGCTCGCGCGACGCGGCTATGAGATCACGTTCTACGAACCCGACGTCTACGATCGGCAGAGGCATCGTGACATCGACCCACCTGACTGGTGCAAGGTCGTCGTTTATGAGGCAACGGTGGGCGCGGTTCAGCGGGTCGCGGGCGAAGCGGCCCTCGCCGACATTGTCGTCAAGGCCAGTGGCGTCGGATTTGAAGACCATCGACTGCTTCGCGAAGTGCTGAAGGCAGCGCGCCCTGAGGCCTTGGTGATCTTCTGGGACGTCGATGCGCCCGCCACATTGGCTGAAATGAGATCGTCTGACGAGCATCCGCTTCGGTGCGACCTTGAACGGCTCGATCTGGTGTTGACCTACGGTGGAGGCGAACCGGTCGTCAAAGCATATCGCGAGCTGGGCGCTGTGGAATGTGTTCCGATCTACAACGCTGTCGATCCCGAAACCCACCACCCCGTACCGCCTGAAGCACGATATTCCGCTCATCTGGCCTTCCTCGGGAACCGCTTGCCGGACCGTGAAGCCCGCATGGAAATGTTCTTCCTCTATCCGGCCTATCGCTCTTTGGATCGACGGTTCGTCTTGGGCGGAGCAGGTTGGCACGACAAGCCTCTGCCAGCCAACGTCATCTATCTCGACCACGTGCCAACGGCCGAACACAATGCTTTCAACGTCAGCGCCAATGCCGTTCTAAATATCTCGCGTGCCAGCATGGCCGAAACCGGGTTTTCCCCGGCAACACGCGTCTTCGAGGTGGCTGGGGCTGGCGGGTGTCTCATAACCGATGACTGGAAAGGAATAGAGTTGTTCCTCAAGCCAGGCCAGGAAGTTCTGGTCGCCAGAGACGGCCAGGACGTTCTGGAACTGACAAAGGATCTGACGCCCGCCCGCAGCCGCGAAATTGGCGAGCGCGCGCTCCAGCGCGTTTTGAGGGACCATACCTACGCGCAGCGTGCCTGTGAGCTCGACCGCCTTCTTCGCCAGTCAACTGACCGAGCTGAGGCAGTCGTATGA
- a CDS encoding CgeB family protein, with the protein MTQTGKIIVLGLSLSSSWGNGHATTFRALLRGVKDAGSYHVQFLERDVPWYGRQRDLLVPDFCDLDFYSSLGELMDRYSHQFIEADAIVIGSYVPDGVKVIDAICALQPCRLCFYDIDTPVTLAKLDRGDEEYIARRQIPCFDVYFSFTGGRTLVRLSDEFGAKRPQALYCAVDLDLYRNTSERQEWDLGYLGTYSGDRQPTLQKLLIEPARKLPDRRFVIAGPGYPDPGAWPSNVEHIEHLPPSAHASFYSRQRFTLNVTRSDMVQAGWSPSVRLFEAAACRTPLITDWWDGIDSLFPPNEAIVIARTCSDVITTLTSTNETERQAISDLAYRCVENDHSGHARARTFIEAIESIEPRGSLAPKHLGQHLPI; encoded by the coding sequence ATGACACAGACAGGGAAGATCATTGTTCTAGGCCTTTCGCTCTCGTCTTCATGGGGAAATGGTCATGCCACAACGTTTCGTGCCCTGCTGCGCGGCGTAAAGGACGCCGGCAGCTATCATGTCCAGTTTCTCGAAAGGGATGTTCCTTGGTATGGGCGTCAAAGAGATCTGCTGGTCCCGGATTTCTGTGATCTGGATTTCTATTCGAGCCTTGGCGAGTTGATGGATCGGTATTCCCACCAATTCATCGAGGCAGACGCGATCGTCATCGGTTCCTACGTGCCTGACGGGGTAAAAGTGATCGACGCCATCTGCGCGCTCCAACCCTGTCGGTTGTGTTTCTATGACATCGATACACCTGTGACCCTTGCGAAGCTTGACCGGGGAGATGAGGAATATATCGCCCGCCGACAGATCCCGTGTTTTGACGTCTACTTCTCCTTTACTGGCGGGCGGACGCTCGTACGCCTTTCGGACGAATTCGGCGCGAAGCGGCCTCAGGCGCTTTATTGTGCTGTCGATCTCGATCTTTACCGAAATACCAGCGAACGCCAGGAATGGGATCTTGGCTATCTTGGTACCTATAGCGGCGACAGGCAGCCGACGTTGCAAAAGCTCCTGATCGAGCCCGCGCGCAAATTGCCTGACCGGCGCTTCGTCATCGCTGGGCCGGGCTATCCAGATCCCGGCGCGTGGCCCTCTAATGTCGAGCACATCGAGCATTTGCCTCCCTCTGCGCACGCAAGTTTCTATAGCCGACAGAGGTTCACTTTAAACGTAACCCGCAGCGACATGGTGCAGGCGGGGTGGTCGCCAAGCGTCCGTCTCTTTGAGGCCGCCGCCTGTCGCACGCCCCTGATTACCGATTGGTGGGACGGAATTGACAGTCTTTTCCCCCCAAATGAAGCCATCGTGATCGCAAGAACCTGCAGCGATGTCATTACGACACTGACGAGCACCAACGAGACGGAGCGGCAGGCCATCTCAGATCTTGCATACCGTTGTGTCGAAAACGACCACAGCGGTCATGCACGGGCAAGAACGTTCATTGAGGCGATCGAAAGCATCGAGCCACGGGGCAGTCTCGCACCCAAGCATCTGGGGCAACACCTCCCGATCTGA
- a CDS encoding UDP-glucuronic acid decarboxylase family protein yields MARINIADKRKVALVAGGAGFIGSHLCSELLTAGSRVICVDSYLTGSRANLGDLLEDPLFSAVEHDVCDELSFEERIDCVYNLACPASPPSYQADPIHTLMTSVTGTANLLRLAERDGAVFLQASTSEIYGDPEEHPQGEDYWGHVNCTGPRACYDEGKRAAETLCFDTLRAGNVDARVARIFNTYGPHMQPSDGRIISNFIVQALRNEPLTIYGSGLQTRSFCYVSDLVDGLLRLSQRQTNPLGPVNLGNPQEFTVVKLAEMVLSMVRTKSYVVHEALPEDDPQRRRPNIARARELLGWEPKVALEEGLSQTIEWFQGELASARLRRRPGSARPQAQVAALRQDY; encoded by the coding sequence ATGGCACGGATAAATATCGCAGACAAGAGAAAGGTCGCCCTCGTCGCTGGCGGCGCCGGTTTTATCGGATCTCACCTCTGCTCGGAGCTCCTCACGGCCGGCAGTCGGGTGATCTGTGTCGACAGCTACCTCACGGGTTCTCGCGCAAATCTCGGTGATTTGTTGGAAGATCCTCTTTTTTCGGCTGTCGAGCACGATGTTTGTGATGAACTCAGTTTCGAAGAGCGGATCGATTGTGTCTACAATCTTGCCTGCCCTGCGTCTCCCCCATCTTATCAGGCCGATCCCATTCACACCTTGATGACGAGCGTCACTGGGACTGCGAATCTGCTACGGCTTGCCGAACGAGATGGTGCGGTCTTTCTGCAGGCTTCGACGAGTGAAATCTACGGTGATCCAGAAGAGCATCCGCAGGGTGAGGACTATTGGGGACACGTCAATTGCACGGGGCCTCGTGCCTGCTATGATGAAGGAAAGCGCGCGGCCGAGACACTGTGTTTTGACACTTTGAGGGCAGGCAACGTCGATGCGCGCGTTGCCCGCATCTTCAATACTTATGGTCCGCACATGCAGCCGAGTGATGGGCGCATCATCTCAAACTTCATTGTCCAGGCGTTGAGGAATGAACCGCTCACTATCTATGGCAGCGGCCTACAGACGCGTTCCTTCTGCTACGTGTCTGATCTCGTTGACGGGCTCTTACGTTTGTCGCAGCGCCAAACGAATCCTCTCGGACCGGTTAATCTGGGAAACCCGCAGGAATTCACGGTGGTTAAGTTGGCTGAAATGGTCTTATCCATGGTTCGTACAAAGTCATATGTTGTGCATGAAGCCCTGCCTGAAGACGACCCGCAGAGGCGCCGACCTAATATAGCGCGCGCCCGGGAACTGCTCGGCTGGGAGCCGAAAGTGGCTCTTGAGGAGGGCTTGTCACAGACAATCGAATGGTTCCAAGGGGAATTAGCCTCGGCGCGACTGAGGAGGCGACCGGGCAGCGCGCGACCTCAGGCCCAGGTTGCCGCCCTGCGGCAGGATTACTGA
- a CDS encoding TIGR04290 family methyltransferase: MREQADLKAQIHALGPWFHNMRIDGVETAPDHFLGDYPAVKWKKFKHVLPDDLTGRSVLDIGCNAGYYAHEMKRRNADRVVAIDSDPRYLRQAEFAAKQMDVKIEFRHMSVYQIAELRQKFDLVLFMGVLYHLRHPLLALDLIHQHVVGHQMLFQCMQRGSNMVTPLEADYRFEEWKIFEEPGCPKLFFIERRFAEDPTNWFIPNRAGVEAMLRASGFVIEAHPEREVYLVRKGDMPMIDPVPFAPAAAR; this comes from the coding sequence ATGAGAGAACAAGCAGACCTGAAGGCGCAGATCCATGCTCTCGGCCCCTGGTTCCATAATATGCGGATCGATGGGGTGGAGACGGCTCCCGACCACTTTCTGGGTGACTACCCGGCTGTAAAATGGAAAAAGTTCAAACATGTGCTCCCTGATGATCTGACAGGTCGCAGCGTTCTCGATATCGGCTGCAACGCGGGTTACTACGCACATGAAATGAAGCGCCGCAATGCCGACCGCGTGGTGGCCATCGATTCAGATCCCCGCTACTTGCGGCAAGCTGAGTTCGCGGCGAAACAGATGGACGTGAAGATCGAGTTCAGGCACATGTCGGTCTATCAAATTGCTGAATTGCGCCAGAAGTTTGATCTCGTCCTTTTCATGGGAGTACTTTATCACCTTCGACATCCGCTGCTCGCCCTGGACCTCATCCACCAGCATGTCGTTGGCCACCAGATGCTATTTCAATGCATGCAACGTGGGTCGAACATGGTGACGCCACTCGAGGCCGACTATCGGTTTGAGGAATGGAAAATTTTCGAGGAGCCTGGCTGTCCGAAGCTGTTTTTCATTGAAAGGCGTTTCGCCGAAGATCCGACGAATTGGTTCATTCCAAACCGAGCGGGTGTTGAGGCAATGTTGCGCGCGTCGGGCTTTGTCATCGAGGCTCATCCCGAGCGAGAGGTCTATCTCGTGAGAAAGGGAGATATGCCCATGATCGATCCTGTACCGTTCGCCCCCGCAGCGGCCAGGTGA
- a CDS encoding Hsp20 family protein: MATSYDYAPLFRSSVGFDRIFNLLENAHRGRTISDWPPYDIVKTGDDSYRISIAVAGFTSEELEITFQSNLLTVTGKKQEPALDGYLHRGIAGRPFEHRFELADHVKVHAADLSNGLLKIELVREVPEEMKPRKITIQSLTPAPGVDAAPQIDERKAG, encoded by the coding sequence ATGGCAACATCGTACGATTATGCACCGCTGTTCCGCTCCAGCGTCGGGTTCGACAGGATTTTCAATCTGCTTGAGAATGCCCATCGCGGCCGCACGATCAGTGACTGGCCGCCTTACGACATCGTAAAGACGGGCGATGACAGCTATCGCATCTCGATCGCGGTCGCAGGCTTCACCTCGGAAGAGCTCGAAATCACATTTCAATCCAATCTCCTAACCGTCACCGGAAAGAAGCAGGAACCGGCTTTGGACGGCTATTTGCACCGCGGCATTGCCGGGCGACCGTTCGAGCATCGCTTTGAGCTTGCCGATCACGTCAAGGTTCATGCTGCTGACCTGAGCAACGGTCTTTTGAAAATCGAACTCGTGCGCGAGGTTCCGGAGGAGATGAAGCCGCGGAAAATTACCATCCAGAGCTTGACCCCTGCGCCAGGCGTGGATGCTGCGCCCCAAATCGACGAGCGGAAAGCAGGATAA
- a CDS encoding response regulator, whose amino-acid sequence MTRLDDLGARVLGPISYLEHAMEVSKALHNIDAALLDVNLHRQTVFPLARELLEKNVAVVFVSGHSRALMPHRYRALPHFDKPLNMTLLVDHLIKLAEARANCGVQ is encoded by the coding sequence ATGACACGACTGGACGATCTGGGGGCGCGGGTGCTTGGACCGATCTCATATCTTGAACACGCAATGGAGGTCTCCAAAGCATTGCACAACATAGATGCCGCGTTACTTGATGTGAACTTGCATAGACAGACGGTGTTCCCGCTGGCCCGCGAGCTTCTGGAGAAGAATGTCGCGGTGGTGTTCGTAAGCGGCCACAGCCGCGCGCTAATGCCGCACCGATACAGAGCGCTCCCGCACTTCGACAAACCCCTCAACATGACATTGTTGGTTGATCACCTGATCAAACTTGCAGAGGCGCGCGCAAACTGCGGGGTTCAATGA
- a CDS encoding DUF1365 domain-containing protein encodes MAENGAPCVTAGTLYCGKVMHQRLRPFGHRFSYSVFSLLVDIDRLEELGRMSNLLSVDRPGILSFHTRDHVEQENETVRAFADRLLAKAGIATPAERVLLLAFPRMLGYAFNPLSTYFAYDAQGKLIAVIYAVRNTFGQRHSYVAPVLPGEESAAGIRQSRTKIFHVSPFMDMSLRYHFRVLPPGKIVRLRIHETAGNTPVLAATFNGNAAFVSDTNLVRILLRFPFMTLKVIAGIHWEALRLWLKGARLRRSPPPPASASFGDEAGNP; translated from the coding sequence ATGGCAGAAAACGGGGCGCCGTGCGTGACGGCGGGAACCCTTTATTGCGGAAAGGTCATGCATCAGCGGCTAAGACCGTTCGGCCACCGTTTCAGCTATTCCGTCTTCTCCCTGCTCGTCGACATCGATCGACTGGAAGAACTCGGCCGCATGTCTAACCTCCTCTCCGTCGACCGGCCCGGCATCCTGTCCTTTCATACGCGGGATCACGTCGAGCAGGAAAACGAAACCGTGAGGGCCTTCGCCGATCGCCTGTTGGCCAAGGCGGGAATTGCGACGCCGGCGGAGCGCGTCTTGCTGCTCGCGTTTCCGCGGATGTTGGGTTACGCCTTTAATCCGCTTTCCACCTATTTCGCCTATGACGCGCAAGGAAAGCTGATCGCCGTCATCTATGCTGTGCGCAACACCTTCGGCCAACGGCACAGCTATGTCGCACCGGTGTTGCCTGGCGAAGAAAGTGCTGCTGGCATCCGGCAGAGCCGCACGAAGATTTTTCATGTTTCGCCCTTCATGGACATGAGCCTGCGCTACCATTTCCGGGTGTTGCCTCCGGGGAAAATCGTGCGGCTGCGCATCCACGAGACCGCGGGAAACACACCTGTCCTGGCCGCAACGTTCAATGGCAACGCGGCCTTCGTCTCCGACACCAATCTCGTGCGCATTCTCCTACGTTTTCCCTTTATGACACTGAAGGTGATTGCTGGTATCCACTGGGAAGCGCTCAGGCTCTGGCTGAAGGGCGCGCGCTTGCGTCGCAGTCCACCGCCGCCAGCATCCGCGAGCTTTGGTGATGAGGCCGGGAACCCGTAA
- a CDS encoding DUF2147 domain-containing protein: MKIPLLTALALSTLAASGAAQQSADPSGVWMRDDGNARVRIAPCGSNICATNLWIGDTSKGEEAGDRLVMSLTPKTADTLTGTAYDPKRNRTYSITVVVLDKSLVTRGCILGGILCRDVHWASAQ; this comes from the coding sequence ATGAAAATCCCTCTTCTGACAGCACTTGCCTTGTCGACACTGGCAGCATCCGGCGCCGCCCAACAATCGGCCGACCCTAGCGGTGTCTGGATGCGCGACGATGGCAATGCGCGCGTGCGCATTGCGCCATGCGGCTCCAACATCTGCGCCACCAACCTTTGGATAGGCGACACGAGCAAGGGCGAGGAAGCCGGTGACCGTCTCGTGATGTCGCTCACGCCGAAAACGGCCGATACGCTCACCGGAACGGCCTACGATCCCAAACGCAACAGGACCTATTCGATAACCGTGGTCGTCTTAGACAAATCGCTGGTTACGCGCGGGTGCATACTCGGCGGCATCCTTTGCCGGGATGTGCATTGGGCATCGGCACAGTGA
- a CDS encoding DUF2177 family protein has product MKTAITAYFAVGIAFLVVDAVWLTTMADTLYRPLLGDRLEPAFKLAPAICFYLIYVAGIVFFAVLPALQGGGVLKAALNGAVLGIVAYSTYDLTNQATLRDWPLAVTLADIPWGAFVTAVGGSTGFLAANRIG; this is encoded by the coding sequence ATGAAGACCGCAATAACTGCCTATTTTGCCGTCGGCATCGCGTTCCTTGTCGTTGATGCCGTCTGGCTGACAACCATGGCCGACACGCTTTACCGGCCTTTGCTGGGCGACAGGCTGGAGCCGGCGTTCAAGCTTGCGCCCGCGATCTGTTTCTACCTCATTTATGTGGCGGGTATCGTCTTTTTCGCGGTGTTGCCAGCGCTTCAGGGCGGTGGAGTGTTAAAGGCAGCCCTCAACGGTGCGGTGCTCGGGATTGTCGCCTATTCGACCTACGATCTCACAAACCAGGCGACGCTGCGCGATTGGCCGCTGGCGGTAACGCTCGCTGATATTCCCTGGGGCGCCTTCGTGACGGCGGTCGGCGGGTCAACCGGGTTTCTGGCCGCCAACCGCATCGGCTGA
- a CDS encoding SAM-dependent methyltransferase, with protein sequence MKLAVTAITAAERLPLPDRALRFGIERLVSRTRRRLEDGFSTDPDFAAAMAGWPIALHTATANAQHYELPSEFFALTLGARKKYSCCLYDTPNTKLAQAEIAALEQTCLHAALADGQDVLELGCGWGSLSLFMAERYPSSRILSVSNSVSQRLHIEAEIGRRGLENLAVVTADVSTLASAQHFDRIVSVEMFEHMSNWKDLLERARAWMKPDGRLFVHVFSHRSCAYRFDHTDKEDWIAQHFFTGGIMPSHSLMREFGESFTVEREWRWNGKHYARTALDWLRNMDANREVVRAIFETTYGRDAALWLRRWRLFFLATAGLFGHADGMEWGVSHYLLRPAERI encoded by the coding sequence TTGAAACTTGCCGTCACCGCCATCACCGCCGCCGAACGACTGCCGCTTCCCGACCGCGCCCTTCGCTTCGGCATCGAACGCCTTGTCAGTCGAACCCGTCGCCGATTGGAAGACGGTTTTTCGACCGATCCGGATTTCGCAGCGGCCATGGCGGGATGGCCGATCGCCCTCCATACGGCGACAGCCAATGCGCAGCACTACGAACTGCCGTCGGAATTCTTCGCGCTGACCCTTGGAGCCCGCAAGAAATATTCCTGCTGCCTCTACGACACGCCAAACACCAAGCTTGCCCAAGCCGAGATAGCGGCGCTGGAGCAGACTTGCCTGCATGCCGCACTCGCCGATGGGCAGGACGTGCTGGAGCTTGGATGCGGTTGGGGCTCATTGTCTCTCTTCATGGCGGAGCGTTATCCGTCGTCGCGCATTCTCTCGGTGTCGAACTCGGTTTCGCAACGACTTCATATCGAGGCGGAAATCGGGCGCCGCGGGCTTGAAAACCTCGCGGTCGTTACAGCCGACGTCAGTACCCTTGCGTCAGCCCAGCATTTCGACCGGATCGTCTCGGTTGAAATGTTCGAGCACATGTCGAACTGGAAGGACCTATTGGAACGGGCACGCGCCTGGATGAAGCCGGATGGGCGGCTGTTTGTGCATGTCTTCTCCCATCGGAGTTGCGCCTACCGCTTCGACCATACCGACAAGGAGGACTGGATCGCCCAGCATTTCTTCACCGGCGGCATCATGCCAAGTCATAGCCTGATGCGGGAATTCGGCGAGAGTTTCACCGTCGAGAGGGAGTGGCGCTGGAACGGCAAGCATTATGCCCGCACCGCCCTCGATTGGTTACGCAACATGGATGCCAACCGCGAAGTGGTCCGCGCGATCTTTGAGACGACGTACGGTCGCGACGCAGCGCTTTGGCTGCGGCGCTGGCGGTTGTTCTTCCTGGCTACGGCGGGACTGTTCGGCCATGCAGACGGGATGGAATGGGGCGTCAGTCACTATCTGCTTCGTCCGGCTGAACGCATATGA
- a CDS encoding DUF1295 domain-containing protein, which produces MVPASFFLLLAAALSLAMMLAWLSVLSGSKSGWVDATWSFLVGAAGLAAALTPLLGWEGEFARQLAVAVAAGISSCRLGFHIALRTLGGGEDPRYAKLREEWGARWRFRLFVFLEIQAAAALLLAGTVFLAARNPTAGLQWTDVAGFLILLIAIVGEGAADAQLTRFRSDPAHKDQVCDIGLWGLSRHPNYFFQWLGWTGYAVIAIGPVGGWPLGWAALAGPASMYWLLVHVSGIPPLEAHMRRSRGQAFATYVERVNAFWPGPQTREVSS; this is translated from the coding sequence ATGGTACCGGCATCCTTCTTCCTCCTGCTCGCTGCCGCCCTTTCCCTTGCCATGATGCTTGCCTGGCTGTCCGTGCTGTCCGGTTCCAAATCCGGCTGGGTCGACGCGACCTGGTCCTTTCTCGTCGGAGCGGCCGGACTTGCAGCGGCATTGACGCCGCTTTTGGGCTGGGAGGGTGAGTTTGCAAGGCAGCTTGCCGTTGCGGTCGCCGCCGGTATCTCGTCGTGCAGGCTTGGATTCCACATCGCCCTCCGCACGCTTGGCGGCGGTGAGGACCCGCGATACGCGAAGCTGCGGGAGGAATGGGGCGCACGCTGGCGTTTTCGCCTGTTCGTCTTCCTTGAGATCCAGGCGGCCGCCGCCTTGTTGCTTGCCGGCACGGTTTTTCTCGCTGCCCGCAACCCGACCGCGGGTCTGCAGTGGACCGACGTCGCCGGCTTCCTCATCCTCTTAATCGCGATCGTTGGTGAGGGCGCTGCAGACGCCCAACTGACGCGGTTTCGCAGCGACCCCGCACACAAGGATCAGGTTTGCGATATTGGCCTGTGGGGCCTCTCGCGCCATCCGAACTATTTCTTCCAGTGGCTTGGCTGGACCGGTTACGCGGTGATCGCGATCGGCCCCGTGGGTGGGTGGCCCTTGGGCTGGGCGGCGCTTGCCGGGCCCGCCTCCATGTACTGGCTACTGGTCCACGTTTCCGGCATTCCGCCGCTGGAAGCGCATATGCGGCGCTCGCGCGGGCAGGCATTTGCCACCTACGTAGAGCGCGTCAACGCGTTTTGGCCGGGGCCGCAAACCAGGGAGGTATCGAGTTGA
- a CDS encoding ChrR family anti-sigma-E factor has product MTANHHATDETLMRFAAGTLAAGPAIAVEAHLAQCFACRARAGEYQALGGALLEDTAATSLSATALGDVLALIEAEQAVDAPATRPLAPLEIDGVLLPEALRGCDIGRWRWIGPGMKMSRVAVPHDPDANLILLRVGPGRALPDHGHVGTEFTYIVSGSYTDRFGTFRPGDLAEMDEDVEHQPIVDPDGECICLAAMEGKMRFKGMIGRILQPIFGI; this is encoded by the coding sequence ATGACCGCCAATCACCACGCAACGGATGAGACCCTGATGCGCTTTGCGGCCGGCACACTCGCTGCCGGACCGGCAATTGCCGTGGAAGCCCATCTGGCGCAATGCTTCGCTTGTCGTGCGCGTGCGGGCGAATACCAGGCATTGGGTGGCGCACTCCTCGAAGATACGGCTGCGACCTCTCTTTCCGCGACCGCACTGGGCGACGTGCTTGCGCTCATCGAAGCAGAGCAAGCGGTTGACGCGCCCGCAACGCGTCCCCTCGCCCCCCTGGAGATCGACGGCGTTCTACTTCCAGAAGCACTGCGCGGTTGCGATATCGGACGCTGGCGCTGGATCGGGCCAGGCATGAAGATGAGCCGGGTCGCAGTGCCACACGATCCCGACGCCAATCTCATTCTTCTGAGGGTTGGGCCCGGCCGGGCTCTACCCGATCATGGGCATGTCGGGACAGAGTTCACCTACATCGTCTCGGGCTCCTACACAGACCGGTTCGGCACATTTCGGCCCGGCGACCTTGCCGAAATGGACGAGGACGTAGAGCACCAACCGATCGTCGACCCGGACGGTGAATGCATTTGTCTTGCCGCGATGGAAGGAAAGATGCGCTTCAAGGGGATGATCGGACGGATACTGCAGCCAATCTTCGGGATCTGA